The following DNA comes from Musa acuminata AAA Group cultivar baxijiao chromosome BXJ1-4, Cavendish_Baxijiao_AAA, whole genome shotgun sequence.
ACTCGGAGTAAGCATCTCAAATCAGTAGTGTTCAGACTCGACCAATTGATACGTCAGTTATCCTATAATGACACACATAATATAAGGGGTTAGGTTTATAATGTAACAATTTTTTACTTTCTTaaacgaagaaaaaaaaaaacaagacttTCCTAATAAAGCTTGGAACATAAAGATTGTGGCCATCCATACATATCTAAGGATGATTGACACAAACCATGGAAATAAAAGGTATAAGTTTCTCAATTATAGTACATATCATTAACAAGAAAAACTAATTGACATTTTATTTTCAAAGGCCAATTAATGATTCAGTTTTTCAAAACCAATTAGTGATTTAGTTAATCTTTTCTAAAATCAAATTGCTCATTATATTTAACGATTAGATAATCATCAATCAGTCATTTAATCCATATGAGAGCTTAAAATTCTACAAAATTAATGATGGGATAGCCCCCAATTTGTTATTTAAACTGCAGGACAACCTATACTCAGAAAGACTGAAGTTAATGATACCTCTCATATTCTTTGGACACTCAAAAGTGGGCAGCctgcctacttcctttgctttcaCTTTTGTAGTTAGTGCAAATTGATGTGCATTCTAACCCAGCTTGGCACAGATGCCTGTTCCTCCTATGGTGGAAATATGTCTTTATCCCTCGGGCAATCCATGCTCCTAAAAGAGACTGTAAAATTGGCCACTGTCATCGATCATGCATAGCATTGGACACTGCCTTGACCACAGCTTGCAATTAGTCTCAAAGTCAGTGACTTGATATGGTAAAGATATATTTCAACCTCTTCCTTCTTTTCAGCTTGTCATGCATGAACCATGATCaatcttagtcatcctagcaataTAACTTGACATTTTGGTCACTTAAAAGAGTTCACTTTATGAACATTTCCACAACTCTCAAGTGATGTCATCACAAAGACCTAAATTGGATGTTGATCGAGTGCAGAGTGCATGTTTGTGTTTGTGTGTAAAAAAGATTTTTGACCCAAATCAAGCCCAATATTCTACCTACTATTAACTTAAACTTTGGGCTAAATCAATCTTCATAAACAAAACCCTAAAAAATTTGTGTTTGATGGCTTGTCGTTCTCTTGAACTACATACATATCATTATCGTTTTTAGGCTACTTACCGATCCGTCTTTGTGGTTGTCATTATTGAATAATTAGGGTTTGACCCTAAACAAATAGATCCAACCTTTAGCAAATATTCTTAAAATCCACCGACTTAGCATCCGCTCAAAGGAGTCTTATGGATTTGCTACTTCAATTGCATGCCAATTTGATGCTTTTCCTAGATTTCAACTCGATCTTCTTTTCACTATCATACTTATTATGAATGCAATGGAATTGTGCCCTCTTACATGGATGGAGTCACATCTTTTTCATCTTACATCTTTTCCTTGAGTTGGTAGGGCTAGGTGGCAATTCTTGGCAACACATCAGCTTGCAAGTGACAAAGTCGAGAAGGAATGACACACTGATCGATGGATGATTGGAATTGATTGATCAATGTTGATAGGAACAAAAATAGGATTATCCATGTTGAGTGCGAggagatttaggatcacttcttctcaTTGGAATCCAACAACCCAGGGAAACAGAGTCATGGATACGCGATAAGATTGGGCGGACCAAGTGGGTGGCCATGCCCACCTTCACGTGGCACGGTCACGTGTTTGATGGAGATGACGCATCCATGGGTGCGAATGGCCGAAGCAGATAAGGTTTGACGTCCAAAGGAGAATACCAACCAACCATGAAGAAAGACCAATAAGACAATGACCCAATTCACAAGTCCAATGCGAAGATAATACGAGCCACTATCAACTCTAATTGCTAAAAGAAATATTTACTCCTAACACATGCATAATTGGTGGGTCAAAATTTGATAGTACATTCCGGTGGAAAGTAGCAGAGCCTAGAAGGAGCATTCTTTCATCTattagacaaaaacaaaaaacaaaaaaacaaaaacaaaatcaatgTACATGAAAGTGTGGATTAAATTAGACGAAAATTTTGACACGTGACGAGAAAACAAAAAAGGACATGAATAAATCGGATCCGGTCACGCCCTTCTACTAAACATCTGTCCCCATCTATGACTGTGTCGGCGGCTATGATTTTTCTAAGCCGCCATTAGTCAAATGATATTTGAAGGTTTCAAACTCATCTCTCGCCAGAAAATAGAAGGATTAGCCTGCAGCAGAGTCGGTTGTTGGTACTTCCACCCCGACGattcataaatttataataaattttcatGAATGGATAAAACTCTTAACATAATTTTACATTTTGCATGAAACCCAACcagtcaaaaaacaaaaaaacagacAAAATAAATCAACAAAATTTATTGCATAAGTgccataaaattccaaaaaaaaaaaaggaatcaatTTTACCCATCCAATTGGATACCAAATTCCAAACGTGGCACCAGTAAGCAGTTCCAAGTATTGTGAACATTTgtcgttttctttttctttttcctttttttaatgcTAAAAtctcaaataaaaaaaggaaaattcaacaaacAAAGGGTTCCATCAATCAATCCCGCTGTGACTCGGACCGGTCTAGACAACTGGAGTCGGCTCGGCCGTCGAAGAGCAGCGGGTTTGCTTTCCGAACAAGAAAGAGACCCCCCAATCGGTGAGAAAGAAGCTTTGGGACGAGAAAAGAATATCCAAACAAAAGTCGTCATCATCAAACACGAGACGACCAGATGCAATGCACCCGCACGCACGGATGCAGTGCAGGGGTTTCTCTTGGGCGTCGGCAGTGACATCACGACGAGTCGCCTCTGCCCCACGAGACGCCCGTATTGTTCGGCGATTTCTACATGCGTTCATTGCAGTCGCAATGAACTGTCCCCCACTCTCTCCCCCCTCCAATATTTATCTTCTTCGGGTTCAATGGATCCATCCGTCATCCGGTGTTCTCACTTCAACCCGACCTCACTTAAAAAAGAGCATTAAAGGCAGATGCATCCAATCGCATCGCCGCTCCCTCCCTCCAATAACGTCGACCTCATTAACATCATCGATTATAATCCCATCTTGTCGACATACCTCTACGTTTTCAGAAGCTATCATTGTAGAAACCATCACCCTTAATTGCAACGATAAGAACATTCTCAAAAAAAGACTCGTCGTTAGCACCTctctgaaaaaaaatatatataaaaaacaaGGAAGAAAAAATATCGAGCTTATAGAAATGAGCGCCTAGAAAATAACAATTTCTTATTAAACGGATCAAATCGTACGGTCAAACGAATTCTCCAACCAAAAAGGTTTTAGAATTCCAGCCTAGCCAAAATAAAAGCatatttatattaaatatgaCTCAAAAACTTATGGAATAAAAaacaaattatttaaataaaatactttTTGTATACTATATAAGTTTCCTCCACAAACAAACTGGCAGCAACACAGGCAGGTTTCAGTGGACACGAGCACAACAGTATCCATTTTGACCAACGTGGGTCGACCGCCTCTGACCAAACGCACACACGAAGGTTCCCGGATCCTACTTGTGGTCCCTGGGCCCACCGAAAAACGCAGACCCTTCGCTATATATAGAACTCACTCCACGACCAAGAAATCTTCACAACCACTAGAGATCTTCTTGTATAAACATACATAAAGCAACGAGGGAGAGTGAGATCAGGAGGAAGATAGAGAGCTTACTTTTGGCTTCCAGTTGAGCGAAGACACACTTACCATTAGTTAGTCCAGCGGAGAAGACGACCATGGGGAGGACAAGAGACGCCGAAGCGGAGCTCAATTTGCCGCCGGGGTTCCGGTTCCACCCCACAGACGAGGAGCTCGTTGTGCACTATCTCTGCCGCAAGACCGCCTGCCAGTGCCTGCCTGTGCCCATCATCGCCGAGATCGATCTCTACAAGTACGAGCCTTGGGAACTTCCAGGTACTGCACACATGAAATAATAGAGGAAACAGTTCATGTTACACTATCTACTGCGCAATATGAAACCTTGACATGGCTGTAATGCTTGTGCTGTGAGCAGATAAGGCGTTGTTTGGGAACAGAGAGTGGTACTTCTTCACCCCTCGTGACCGCAAGTACCCGAATGGGTCGAGGCCAAACAGGGCTGCCGGTAAGGGATACTGGAAGGCAACTGGTGCTGATAAGCCGATCTCACCAAAGGGCAGCAACAGGACTGTTGGGATCAAGAAAGCTTTGGTGTTTTACTCCGGCAAGGCACCGAAAGGAGTGAAGACAGATTGGATCATGCATGAATACAGGTTGGCTGACGTGAACCGCAGCGCCAACAAGGGAAGCCTACGGGTATGCAGCGAATGATAACATACAATCTCCTCAAAAGGTGCATGTAATTAATTATATAGTGCTGACGAAACAATTCTTTGGACTCATGCAGTTGGATAACTGGGTTCTTTGCCGGCTATACAACAAGAAGAATACCTGGGAGAAGACGAAGATGCAGAAACAGGAGGAGACATCCTTTGGAGAGACCATGCAATCAGTGGATGATGCACTGTCCGACAGCTTCAGGACACCAGAATCAGATGTAGAAAATGAGGTCGTGTTGCCAGATTTTGATGATCTAGGCTATCTATCCCAAGCTTCTACTGGAGTGCAAGCATTAAGCACCTGCAAAACAGCTGGACATCAGATGATCGAGAAGAGTCAGAAAGAAGACAGTGAGTGGTTTATGGACTTGAAACTAGATGATTTGCAGAGCTCCTACACCAACTTCGGATCAACACCCATTTCAGATGCAACGAACCAAGATTACTACTTCCAATCCTTTGTATCTCCGTTGCTGAGGCCAAATCATACCAACATGCGACAGTTCTGAATTGGATCAATGTAAATAGCTTAGCAGAATACGACAATGTCGTAGTTAGTAGATCAAAGATCTGTTATATCCAAACATTGTTTCATCATTCAGTATAGGAGGCTGTTACAAGTTGGTGACTGAATTCAATCTAAATTTGGTTTGAGAAACTACTTACTTTTTCTGATAGGAGCGTCTAATGACAGGTTTAAGGTTTAGCGATGCAACTATTTTCAGATTcagatggaaaaaaaaattaagtgacACTTTTTATTCAGATGGTAAAGCAACTACAGATTACAAACACTTAGCATAGGTTGAAAAGCAACTATTTCCTTACTCAGATGGAAAAACATAAGCAGTATATTCTATCACTAAAGATTTGATCCAGCCAAAGATTTTCAACATTGAAGACTACAAACACATCAAATAAGAAGTAAAAAAACCTTTGTTAAAACTTAACAAAGATGCATGTTACATGACTAAGTGTAATCAGTGCTGCATTGTCAAGATTTTTCTTTCAGACCTCCACGAACATGGCACTGGATCTCTCATACAGTGTCACCTATCTAATGAATAAAAGGTGTCAGGCATCCTATGCACATCAAAAAGTCATCTGAATgaaatgaaagaaaataaaagcatAGGCAGGTAGCAGCAGATAAATAAAGGGACACTGGTTAAGCAATCCATTAGTTTCTCTATTGCTGAGACACAGAAAAAGAATATATCTTGTATGCTCCATGGatcattcacatatatatatatatatatcaacaaaCCTGAACACTGTGCTATGCTACAAAAATTATAAAACAAGTTTGTTCACTAGCATTTTTTCTATTCATATGTTtgctatattttatgttaatttcttaGTTTTTTCTTAATTCATGCTAGGGAACAAACTTGTATTACAATTTTTGTGGCTTAGCACAGTTCAGACTCGttgatatatatgtacatacatacatgtacatgtatatatgtacatatatgtgcatatatgtacatatatatacatatatcaacaAACCTGAACACTGTGTTAAGCTACAAAAATTATAATACAAATTTGTTCTCTAACATGAATTAAGCAAATGCTAAGAAATTAACATAAAAGGTAGAAAATATatgaataacaaaaataaatgctcgattatcttctaatattttaaacataaaagAAATACAAATTTCATGGTTGATATGAATCTCATCAAATCATGTCTTTGAAAACCTAATTAAAAATATCAAGACAAATTGACAAAGCATTCCTGCCTTTGGCAAACACAGTGGTCACACATAATTAAAGGCATAATTGATCCCAGTtatatctattttctgatgatgtATGTTCAAATATCATAACATCATGAAAGTCAGATAGCAATTATCCATAGTAACTGTACTCATTCCCCCAGCTGTACTGCTTGCAAGGATATGTTGATTCTAATTAATTCTTCCACATGATTCAGTACAACTAGTAGTTACAACTACACCACTAGACATAAGTAATCATAGAAAACCTTATACTTTCAGGAGCTAAAAAGTATCACTTCTTTATAGCCTGCAAATGCATAAGAAACAAATCATAATTAGCCAAACACCTCGAGGTTATCTTGCAACAAAAGGAGCAACACCACCAATGAGGGAAAACAGCTTTGGCACCTTCACCAAAGTACTAATATTTCTGCCTTTTGGCCCAATTGCAAACAGAAATAAGGCTACAAGTACTTCATTTGAAACTAAAGCATAAAGAAAAGCAATCGATGTAAGTCGACACCCTGCTTCGAAACAGTCAGTTTTAAACACTACCTACCTCTTCCTCTTTTGCCGCAAAAACCACATATATAGACTATAGAGAATAAACCAAAACTAAATTTTTGACAGTAATAAAAATTCCAGATTGAGTGAAGAAAGCTGCAAGACCCAAATGCAAGTGCTAGACAGAGTTAGGAAAGGGACACGGTGGTGGATCTCAAGCAATGCTACTGGTGAACACCACAACCACTGGTTAAACCCTCCATCCAAGACCCACTGACACCACCATTAAATGGACCAGCCTATTGCATCTTTCTCCTAACACAGCCAAATCCTTCAGTGGCTGTTTATGTGACTGATTCATGTTCATCACCTAGTTGTTGTTGCAATTATCACTATCTATGCCCTCAAATCAAGAAGCTCCATTTGACCTATAATAGGAAGTCATAAAGTACCTTATCATCATCACAGCCACCAATAGAATACCCTCTTTCACCTTCACCTCTTCCTCACCATGAGCAAAATTTTAGTTAAAAGCACTCCAAATACACTGCTTTATACTAACTAATCAACTATATCCGTGAGCAAAGATTTCCTCAATTTTGCTTGATAGCCCATGAGTGCTCATCAGATTGAATAACACCTTGATAGGACAGTTGATGACCTCTTACCTGATAGACTGTCATTGTTTGTTGGAAATGCTGTTAATATAGACAGGATGAACACTTACACTATCAAGAATATCAGAGATAACAATGTTTGTGTCCAATATGTGCCAAAGAGACAGCAAGATGCATCTATATTGAGAAGAAAAATTACCTAATCAAAAGGGTTTCTGATGTTCCTCTGCCAAGCTATTGAGATTGAGAAAAACAATTACCAAATCAGAATGGTTTCTGATGTTCCTCTACCAAATTATTATAAAGGTACTGTTAGTCCTTGTCATGGATGGAAAAAGAAAGCTTCAGTACTAGAGGATAGGCCACGCCCACTGGAAACTTTGATGCATATGGACAATGTGATTCATTGGGATCTTAATTGAGTGGAAACCTATTGATCATCAGATGCTGATCTCAATTCAGAGCCTTAAATTAAGTTCAGTAGCAGAGTATGCCTTACGTTTTGTAGAAGTTTTATTTACTTTAGATGATGTATGGTTGAGATTCTAAAAATCTTAGGCCAATTAGGAGTTGATAAGCTATCTCATTTCAGGGAACAAAAGTTAAAATCCATGTCAAATATAACATAAGCTGAGGATCCCTTTTGGGGGGTATTCAACCAAGATAAAATGAAATGACAAGCACTAGTCCATAAATGATATGCAATATGTTCCTACATGGATGGAAGTTCGTTTGAACATATGGAGGACTCTTCTCTCCACTTCCTTACTTTCCAGTTATCATTTGTGTTTCAGTAAGAATTTATAATGAGTCAACTGACTTGTACACCCCAGTTAGGATGGAAGAACAAGTATTGAAGACTTCGTATCTGTCTCCAGCTCCCTGGTGCACTTCTCTTTTCTCATCTAATTCTTTGTTCTACTCCTTACTGCATATTTCATCTCAGTTTTCTGAATTTTCCATTAAATTCTTACTGTTGCCACTAAAGCATCAGATTTTCTTCTTACACAtcatttatttcgattaaaaagatcatcaagctttgttttgttttattcttTCAACGTTGTTTTACCCTCACAATAACAATCAATTTTCAGATTTGTATTCTTGATCCCTCCAAAAAAAAATGCTGCCTTACATTCACTATCCATCAGTATCTCACATTGAAAAGAAACCATGGATTTTCAATAATCCAAGAACATGAAACTTTTAGTAGAAGTTCACTCTATGATGGTTAAAGTAAccttgttaaaaaaattataggtgtagacCACCTGAAATGGGCTTAAATATGGTGTAAAAGGAAGAGAACATACTTTGAGCAAAACAAAATGAAGACCCAGATTCAAACTAAGTACGATATAACATTAAACCGGGCTAAATTGCTTCTCGGACCAGTGAATAAAATACTGCATGAGAATACATTCTAGTCTAATTGCAAGAACTGATTTTCCAATGACTGAGAAACATAAAGGCTTAGGAGACAGCCATTTTCTAGTTTTTTAGGACAGATAATAACTCAATCTGTGTTATTTAAAGCCCCACACATTAATGCTCCATTTATATAATATAGAAAAGATAGGAAGCAAATTTCAAAAGATTGACAACTATTTGATGAGGCACCGATAGGTTATTTTTGGCAGCTAACAAAAGGGCCAATTACATATGCACATATTAACAACTAGAACAAGATTAGAATCCCCAAAAAAGATATAATTTCACTGAATAAAATAGCAAGGGGTTGTTCTTTACAATATGCATAGATAGAGAAACAGGAAACGAACCAATCTATAGAAGTACTGGAACAATGAATGGTTGAGGGTCTGCTCCCTTAAATATATCGCAAGATACCCATCTAGCTCCTTCATCACGAATTCCAGAACAACCGGGTGGCTTCTTTAGCAGAGAACAAGTATCATCTCCTTAGCCTTCAGCTGCAGAAAAAAACCCCACCTAATGTTGTCATAGTAATAGCGGAAGCATCCACCTAGACATGTCTCCTCAGTTCCAGGGCGGCATCCCGTTTAATTCATTTCTACAAAATGATAATTAGAACGCTTCTTCTGCATGCCTTACCTAGGATCGCATAACAGCTCACCACCGAGGAGAGACGTctctgcaagatatcatcaaaCAGGTGACCTGCATGATTCATTCAACGTTCTTCACCAAACAGAGAACACGCACAAGACCATGGAATTCACAAATCTCCGCCACAGAACCAAGTCGCTCGAGCACATAGAAGTAGTCGATCGCCCCTCCCATCATCGGAGAAACCACATGTACCCACGAACCGAGTTGACAAACCGCCGCCGGCCGATCAGCACACCTGCTTTCGCAACTGCAATCTCGCGAGGGATCCCAAGAAAGGGTGGAGAAGAGTGCTCCGGATCTGGAGATAGTGGTGGAGGAGATGGAACCAACCAGAGGACTCCACAGAGCTCCCAAGAAAACGGCCCGTGATTCGACAGGTGTCCATCAATATGGGCTTGGAACGAACCAACTCGATTCCGTTGGTGACCTTACCAGAGAACCCAATACACTCCAATTCCATGACATGTCTCCAAGTAATTGTTCCCTTAGGCTCCGACCGGAGCTCAAATTAGGCTCGCCATCCTCTCCAATTTATATGAAGGGATGGAATCATCTCAGCCGTCCATCTACCTGCAGGTTGATGATCCAAGTTGCATAACTTCTGAGTGTCTTTTATGGAAAGAATAATTGAATATTTTCTGCCTTATATCACTCGAACACAGCCTCCGTTTCATCAACACATGCTCTCCCTCTTTCGGCCCATTGTAAAAGCTGCCGGAATCTCATTCTCCAGAGGATTACATGAGTCTGCATGACAAATACAAGTCAGAGATGGCATCACAAAGTTCAAATCCTGCGTGACTTCCACCAACAATCTCATAGCAATCCTTATACAATGACTAAGAGCCTATTAAAATATTACTGTTCACGTAAGCTTCTTGGGCCTCTCACACCTTTTGTGTTCATCGTCTTTCCTCTAAATATAGAGCGAGTTCTGTTATGGTCAGTAACTGTTCAACCGTGACCCTAaggtcgtcgcggcttggttcgggtccgaaaggTGGTGGTCAAAGGATGGGGAGTCTCCTCGGGCCCGCTGAGTCTCCGAAGGCTTCGTACCTGCaccaaggtcgggtcggggtgctcgacccgacccctccgacaatcaagttagcgaaagatgtggagggggtttttgggaggaggagaaacctccgagTATTGAGTATATTGAGAGCCTCCTCTTTTGTTTAGGacttaggggtatttatagaggaggttagtATTACCTGACTTGATCGCCTGCTGGAGTGAGggggtacctctgatggcgtctgacgcggCTGCTGGGGTCGCGTGGCGAAGCGGTTCGTAGCAGGGTATGGGCGGGGGGATAGGCCATTGTCCTGCCTTGTCGTGGTCAACCATGCGAGGTCGGAGGTCGCCGTTCAGCAGCGGGAGTTGTCAGGGCGGGTCTAGTCACCGTTATTGCTTTTCCGGGGGCTGTCGTCACGGCGCGTCGTCCGACCAGTGTTTTCCCTATCAAGTTCCATTAGGAGTTGCTTTGCGGCAAAGTCGAGGGTTCATCCTTCACCGAGAAAGATTGACGATGAAGAGgttgcgacgacgacgacgaactcTCCGTCGGTGTGGACAGTGTGGAAGAAGTCGAGCATGGGCTTCCATGGAACAGATGGGTTCTCGATTTATGATGGCATGGGAAGATTGTCGCTTCGGCTCGACAATTACACGAGGAAGCGCAAGTGCTTTGCGGGAGAGCTTCTGCTCATGGATGGAAATGGGAAGGCTGTCGTGACTCTGAGGCCTCAGGTATGTGTGCTTTCTTCTACctcatatttctctctctctctctctctctctctctctccccgcttCGTTATCTAACTGTGTGTATCACGTATCTGGCAGATCTTGAGCATGCAGGACAGATGGAGTGGGTTCAGAGGTGAAGATGGCCGGGAAACAGATTTCAGATCCACTCATGTCTTCGACACCAGGAGGCGATCGGTCCTTCAAAGTTGCGATGAGGCCGAGGTGCTCATGGACAGTACTCCAGACCACAAACTCCCAGATTTCA
Coding sequences within:
- the LOC135671987 gene encoding protein LURP-one-related 15-like yields the protein MGFHGTDGFSIYDGMGRLSLRLDNYTRKRKCFAGELLLMDGNGKAVVTLRPQILSMQDRWSGFRGEDGRETDFRSTHVFDTRRRSVLQSCDEAEVLMDSTPDHKLPDFRTEGCFRRRNCKIMDRNDDEVTLISRNKENKSVAPGDDVFSLIIQPNMETELMAAFLVLMDRICT
- the LOC135641199 gene encoding NAC domain-containing protein 68-like; the encoded protein is MGRTRDAEAELNLPPGFRFHPTDEELVVHYLCRKTACQCLPVPIIAEIDLYKYEPWELPDKALFGNREWYFFTPRDRKYPNGSRPNRAAGKGYWKATGADKPISPKGSNRTVGIKKALVFYSGKAPKGVKTDWIMHEYRLADVNRSANKGSLRLDNWVLCRLYNKKNTWEKTKMQKQEETSFGETMQSVDDALSDSFRTPESDVENEVVLPDFDDLGYLSQASTGVQALSTCKTAGHQMIEKSQKEDSEWFMDLKLDDLQSSYTNFGSTPISDATNQDYYFQSFVSPLLRPNHTNMRQF